A genomic segment from Chthoniobacterales bacterium encodes:
- a CDS encoding NYN domain-containing protein, whose amino-acid sequence MSEPDNATMAVFLDLENIARGAKDSNFPNFDIKLVLERLLLRGHIVVKKAYCDFGRYKDFKRDLHEAAFELIDIPHVRQSGKNSADIRMVVDALDLCYTKQHLDTFVILSGDSDFSPLVSKLRENAKTVVGMGVKNSSSDLFINNCDVFIYYDDLVRDRATPAPRRRAEPKPNGAEPKKSGGPSLEQALEQVAATLAAIESERGKDFRITGSMMKQTMQRRNPGFNERAHGFKSFKELLKAAEQKDILRIEIDEKSRDYRVHSIE is encoded by the coding sequence ATGAGCGAGCCGGATAATGCGACGATGGCGGTATTCCTTGACCTCGAGAACATCGCGCGAGGTGCGAAGGATTCGAACTTTCCGAACTTCGACATCAAGCTCGTGCTCGAGCGGCTGCTGCTGCGCGGCCACATCGTCGTGAAGAAGGCGTATTGCGATTTTGGCCGCTACAAGGATTTCAAACGTGATTTGCACGAGGCCGCGTTCGAGCTGATCGACATCCCGCATGTGCGGCAGTCGGGCAAGAATTCGGCGGACATTCGCATGGTCGTGGACGCGCTCGATCTTTGCTACACGAAGCAGCATCTCGATACGTTCGTGATCCTCAGCGGCGACTCCGACTTCTCGCCGCTTGTCAGCAAGCTGCGTGAGAATGCGAAGACCGTCGTCGGGATGGGCGTGAAAAATTCCAGCTCGGACCTCTTCATCAATAACTGCGACGTCTTCATTTATTACGATGATCTCGTGCGGGATCGCGCCACTCCCGCGCCGCGGCGCAGGGCGGAGCCGAAGCCGAATGGAGCGGAGCCGAAGAAGTCAGGCGGGCCGTCGCTGGAGCAGGCTCTCGAGCAGGTTGCCGCGACGCTGGCCGCGATCGAGAGCGAGCGAGGCAAGGACTTCCGCATCACCGGCTCGATGATGAAGCAGACGATGCAGCGGCGAAATCCCGGCTTCAACGAACGGGCGCACGGCTTCAAATCCTTCAAGGAACTGCTGAAGGCCGCCGAGCAGAAGGACATCCTCAGGATCGAGATCGACGAGAAGTCGCGCGACTATCGGGTGCACTCGATCGAGTAG
- a CDS encoding GDYXXLXY domain-containing protein, translating into PPAGPVFVRLKADGRFWIIDRIATAPDGDEGPWLRARWNGNRLDYGIGKYFVPEGRGNPPGKITVEIVVRTGGEARIVQLYNDDQPWP; encoded by the coding sequence CCTCCCGCCGGCCCCGTCTTCGTGCGATTGAAGGCCGATGGGCGGTTCTGGATCATCGATCGCATTGCGACCGCGCCCGACGGCGATGAAGGCCCGTGGCTGCGAGCACGGTGGAACGGCAACCGCCTCGATTACGGCATCGGCAAATATTTCGTGCCGGAGGGGCGGGGTAATCCGCCGGGGAAGATCACCGTGGAGATTGTCGTCCGGACTGGTGGCGAAGCGCGCATCGTGCAGCTCTACAACGACGATCAGCCGTGGCCGTAG